TCCAAATCGAGGTCGTAGCGACCCTCAGCGAGCAGTTCGAAGCCCTCGCCGTAGGTCTGCATCAGCGCGTACTCCACGCCGTTGTGGACCATCTTCACGTAGTGGCCCGACCCCGCCTCACCCATGCGGTCGTGGCCCGCCGGGCCAGTCGCCACGGCGTCGAAGACTGGCACCAGCTCGTCGTAGGCCCATTCGGGACCGCCGACCATCAGCGAGAAGCCGAGTTCAGCGCCTGCGGGGCCGCCCGAGGTCCCACAGTCGAGGTACGCGGCGTCGGTCGCCTCGGCGCGGCGCACGGAGTCTTTGAAGAAAGAGTTGCCGCCATCGACCACTACGTCGTCGCCGTCGAGATGCGGTTCGAGGTCGTCCAGCGCGGCATCGACTGGTTCCCCGGCGGGCACCATCAGCCAAATTCGCTTGTCGTCGCCGAGTTGCTCTGCGAGACCGACGACCGAGTCGGCGGTCTGCGCTCCCGCCTCGCTGGCGGCTTCGACTGCTTCGTCGTCCAAGTCGAAGGCCACTACGTCGTGGCCTGCGTCGAGGACGCGGTCAACGACGATGCGGCCCATGCGGCCTAGTCCGATGACGCCCAGTTGCATGGGAGGCAGTGGTTCGGGGGCGAAGGTAGGGGTTGCGGTTCGGCGTGACTCCGAACGAACGATGTGACATTCGTTAACACGAAATATCGCCGTTCTGACGCTCCTGCCGTGCGAATCCGTCCCGCTAGACGAGAACCTTTATCAGTGCAGGCACGCTCCGTTGTGGTATGAAGCTGACCGCGTCGGTAGTACGTAGAACTGCCTAACACAGCGACGCGTCCTTCTCCCGGTACCGTCTTTCGACCGATAGCGACTACTGTATCATGACAGACGTTCCCGACAGCTACGACCCCGAAGAAGTCGAACCGAAGTGGCAAACAGAGTGGCAAGGCTCCGAGATTTACAACCACGAGGGCGAACCGGACTACGTCATCGACACCCCGCCACCGTACCCGACCGGCCACCTCCACCTCGGCCACGCCCTCGGGTGGAGTTACATGGACTTCGCCGCCCGATTCCACCGAATGGTCGGCGACGACGTGCTGTTCCCGCAGGGCTGGGACTGTCACGGCCTGCCCACCGAGGTCAAGGTCGAAGAAGAGGAAGGTATCCACCGGACCGACGTCTCCCGTGAGGAGTTCCGCGACCTCTGTATCGAGTTGTCCGAGCGCCGCATCGACGGCATGAAAGAGACGATGACCGAGATGGGGTTCTCCCAAGACTGGTCCGCCGAGTACCGGACCATGGACCCCGAGTACTGGGGGAAGACCCAGCGCTCGTTCGTCGAGATGGCCGCGGGCGACGAGGAAGAGAGCTACGTCTACCGCGACGAACATCCCGTCAACTGGTGTCCGCGCTGTGAGACCGCTATCGCCGACGCAGAGGTCGAGAACATCGACCGCGAGGGGACGCTCCACTACGTCACGTTCCCGGGCGTCGGCAACGACGACATCGAGATTGCGACGACGCGACCCGAACTGCTCGCGGCGTGTGTCGGTATGGCAGTCAGTCCCGACGACGAGCGGTATTCGGACCGCATCGGCGACACCTTCGAAGTCCCGCTGTTCGGCCACGAGGTCGAACTGCTCGCTGACGACGACGTGGACGGTGACTTCGGTACGGGCGCGGTCATGATCTGTACCTTCGGCGACAAGCAGGACGTCGATTGGTGGGCTGAACATGACCTCGACCTACGGCCGGTCTTCACCGAGGACGGCAAACTGGACGAACTCGCGGGCGACTACGCGGGGATGGCTATCGAGGACGCGAAGAAAGCCGTCGCCGAGGACTTAGACGAGGCAGGCTACCTCAACGACACCGAACCGACCGAGCAGTCCGTCGGTGCCTGCTGGCGCTGTAACACGCCCATCGAAATCCTGAGCAAGGAACAGTGGTTCGTCGAGGTCCGCCAAGACGAGATTCTGGAGAAGGCCGAACAGGTCGAGTGGATTCCGGACCACATGTACACCCGTCTCAAGGACTGGACGGAGGGCATGGAGTGGGACTGGGTCATCTCCCGTCAGCGCGTGTTCGCCACGCCGATTCCGGCGTGGTTCTGCGAGAAGTGCGACCACGTCCACATCGCCAGCGTCGAGGAACTCCCCGTCGAACCGACCGACGAGGACCCCGCAATCGAGTCGTGTCCCGAGTGTGGAGCCAACGACTGGCGCGGCGAGACCGACGTGATGGATACGTGGATGGACTCCTCCATCTCGCCGATGCACGTTCAGGGCTGGCCGGACGAGGAGTTTACCCCGACGACGCTCCGCGAGCAGGGTCACGACATCATCCGTACGTGGGCGTTCTACACGCTCCTCCGCGTCACGGCGCTCGAAGACGAGATTCCGTGGGAGGAGTCGCTGGTCAACGGCATGGTCTTCGGCGAGGACGGCCACAAGATGAGCAAGTCCCGCGGGAACGCGGTCGGCCCCGACGAGGCCATCGCGGAGTACAGCGCCGACTCGGTCCGCCAAGCCCTCGCGCTCGGTGGCACGCCCGGCAGCGACATCCAGTTCCAGTGGAAGGAGGTCAAATCTGCGTCGCGGTTCCTCACGAAGCTCTGGAATATCTTCCAGTTCTCCTCGGGCCACTTCGACGAAGACACGCCGGACATCGCGGACCCGGCCTATCGTGACGCAGACCGCTGGATACTCTCCAAACTCTCGCGCACTGCCACAGAAGTCGAGGACGCGATGTACGAGTACCGCTACGACGACGCGCTCCGCACACTCCGGACGTTCGTCTGGGAGGACCTCG
The sequence above is a segment of the Halorussus halophilus genome. Coding sequences within it:
- the gnd gene encoding phosphogluconate dehydrogenase (NAD(+)-dependent, decarboxylating); its protein translation is MQLGVIGLGRMGRIVVDRVLDAGHDVVAFDLDDEAVEAASEAGAQTADSVVGLAEQLGDDKRIWLMVPAGEPVDAALDDLEPHLDGDDVVVDGGNSFFKDSVRRAEATDAAYLDCGTSGGPAGAELGFSLMVGGPEWAYDELVPVFDAVATGPAGHDRMGEAGSGHYVKMVHNGVEYALMQTYGEGFELLAEGRYDLDLEKVARTWNNGAVIRSWLLELCEEAFREEGTDLGDVDDHVAGGSTGTWTVQESLEQEVPLPLIYQALSERFGSRAPEEGRFSRRLANRLRYGFGRHEVKRREE
- a CDS encoding valine--tRNA ligase, whose product is MTDVPDSYDPEEVEPKWQTEWQGSEIYNHEGEPDYVIDTPPPYPTGHLHLGHALGWSYMDFAARFHRMVGDDVLFPQGWDCHGLPTEVKVEEEEGIHRTDVSREEFRDLCIELSERRIDGMKETMTEMGFSQDWSAEYRTMDPEYWGKTQRSFVEMAAGDEEESYVYRDEHPVNWCPRCETAIADAEVENIDREGTLHYVTFPGVGNDDIEIATTRPELLAACVGMAVSPDDERYSDRIGDTFEVPLFGHEVELLADDDVDGDFGTGAVMICTFGDKQDVDWWAEHDLDLRPVFTEDGKLDELAGDYAGMAIEDAKKAVAEDLDEAGYLNDTEPTEQSVGACWRCNTPIEILSKEQWFVEVRQDEILEKAEQVEWIPDHMYTRLKDWTEGMEWDWVISRQRVFATPIPAWFCEKCDHVHIASVEELPVEPTDEDPAIESCPECGANDWRGETDVMDTWMDSSISPMHVQGWPDEEFTPTTLREQGHDIIRTWAFYTLLRVTALEDEIPWEESLVNGMVFGEDGHKMSKSRGNAVGPDEAIAEYSADSVRQALALGGTPGSDIQFQWKEVKSASRFLTKLWNIFQFSSGHFDEDTPDIADPAYRDADRWILSKLSRTATEVEDAMYEYRYDDALRTLRTFVWEDLADDYVELVKGRLYEGRPGERDAARATLYTAVSASIRMLAPFSPHFAEEVWEYLPGTAGSVHSTSWPAPEYDFAAEDAEAKGELIAEVASEVRAWKSDAGMALNAELDRVEVYSEFGREFDTYDLSETVNAPVYPEDGEPNVELVPVGVDPDHSVIGPQFRDKAGQVIGALESSDFDRLKKDKEIEGEVTLDVDGEEITLDGDAIEIVEEYRAESGEEVEVIETENATVLAFP